In Drosophila santomea strain STO CAGO 1482 chromosome 3L, Prin_Dsan_1.1, whole genome shotgun sequence, a single window of DNA contains:
- the LOC120448960 gene encoding uncharacterized protein LOC120448960, with protein MCDPCRCLRRCMSCHGVCCPRPSCCLRPSCGPRPSCGPRPSCCERSCSLNMRNCRVVFPGEFQKFSDMVPPSFLQKPPKSPKKRKRSKSCSACEDKCKDACSKDACVESCMESCMERCLETCEEGNENTKRNPEDCEAEDVARTAAYGAGLQNFAGTGFGFQPGQPTIIPCYGTYGPTGNAMIFGIPPPTQYGNFGVPGPMVLPLAKPTSVGQGDPRCIPAAGLPTQYTNKFNPCTGEVYQCGDQQMPAGRPQGMGPVPAYDQFFHSTGMDFATNNQYNPLNVTQGTFQPHPINQRSVTHSNPTAGNAPANIRKNPDTNCEPNNRNYTNNVPQSTDQVRSGVSRSEIRSQQRQVTPSRQVPQLQPSRGQLPQGAARSKSLNQQSPSRADHSGRAPNQANNTGASHMINPSAQRSKSLNHRNDSREGRSGKSQTSRAPSSHHSNNAGARNLNPRTMPKSMASAAEVRARNNRSHDSRNRNKSVGAPSNSPVGAPSNRQPVPYGQQNVGMGIDPSNQYYPYNDCAPLNATFVQDGNPFYSQSGQEMNRPQYARTANLSNEGPKKDKNANKVPSSLKPANEKAIKCYCTRFDPNNQYYPYYVSEESDCPPGENASSGKKRTQEKNCSELLSRITESCPPCDLQKWCHLLMPKDKAKKQTKPAAKKSKKSNGSRAKNKMSEHSAKEIEDTETSAPESPGDEDAHCPCDCKKPCASPPTKPEMRNCSCSANLPEENVPSPPAASNPAPAPVNTGCMPCSNQCPWSWYYNPCTGCYYYCANCCNGCRNCCNYCCSPCGRCCSNSPAAQLEKIPPKPKQKEKSPTISSSLRNSGGAAVTPGSCGPPPSFAPWNCPRQVVSTMPGYCPTASPHFSSPYSGRWEAGGVDIQRNNQGPFHNSCVRHV; from the exons ATGTGCGATCCATGTCGATGTCTAAGGAGGTGCATGAGCTGCCATGGCGT ATGCTGTCCTCGGCCAAGTTGCTGTCTACGACCAAGTTGCGGTCCTCGACCAAGTTGCGGTCCTCGACCAAGTTGCTGCGAGCGATCATGTTCCCTAAATATGAGGAATTGCCGCGTCGTCTTTCCTGGGGAGTTCCAAAAGTTCTCGGACATGGTGCCACCCAGCTTTCTTCAAAAACCACCCAAGAGCCCAAAGAAAAGGAAACGTTCGAAAAGTTGCTCAGCCTGTGAGGACAAATGTAAGGATGCGTGCTCAAAGGATGCATGTGTGGAGAGTTGCATGGAGAGTTGCATGGAGAGATGTTTGGAGACATGTGAGGAAGGGAATGAAAATACAAAGCGGAATCCCGAAGATTGCGAAGCAGAGGATGTAGCTAGGACTGCAGCCTACGGAGCAGGATTGCAAAATTTTGCAGGAACAGGCTTTGGTTTTCAGCCGGGACAACCTACTATTATTCCGTGTTATGGAACCTACGGACCCACTGGCAATGCAATGATTTTTGGCATTCCGCCACCGACTCAATATGGAAACTTTGGTGTCCCAGGTCCCATGGTCTTACCACTGGCTAAACCTACCTCAGTGGGACAGGGAGATCCAAGATGTATTCCAGCGGCGGGTCTACCCACACAGTACACAAATAAGTTTAATCCCTGCACCGGTGAAGTTTACCAATGCGGAGATCAGCAAATGCCAGCTGGAAGACCACAAGGAATGGGACCAGTTCCTGCCTATGATCAGTTCTTCCATAGTACAGGCATGGATTTTGCGACGAATAATCAATATAATCCGCTTAATGTGACCCAAGGAACATTCCAACCACATCCAATAAATCAAAGGTCAGTCACTCACAGTAATCCCACAGCTGGAAACGCACCAGCTAATATCAGGAAAAATCCAGACACAAACTGTGAACCCAACAATCGGAATTACACCAATAATGTTCCCCAATCAACGGATCAAGTGCGTTCAGGTGTTTCCAGATCGGAAATTAGAAGCCAGCAGAGGCAAGTCACACCTTCAAGGCAAGTTCCCCAATTGCAGCCATCAAGGGGACAACTGCCTCAAGGTGCCGCCAGATCAAAGTCTCTTAACCAACAAAGCCCATCCAGGGCAGATCATTCAGGCAGAGCTCCTAATCAAGCCAATAACACTGGAGCGAGCCATATGATTAATCCAAGTGCTCAGAGGTCCAAGTCGCTCAATCACCGCAACGACTCCAGAGAAGGTCGTTCCGGTAAATCACAAACCAGTAGAGCCCCATCTTCGCATCATTCGAATAATGCTGGAGCAAGAAATTTAAATCCTCGGACCATGCCCAAGTCAATGGCATCCGCGGCTGAAGTTCGTGCACGTAATAACAGATCGCACGATTCAAGAAATCGCAATAAATCTGTGGGAGCTCCTTCCAATAGTCCTGTAGGTGCTCCTTCCAATAGACAACCAGTACCTTATGGCCAGCAAAATGTGGGCATGGGCATCGACCCCTCCAATCAGTATTATCCCTACAATGATTGTGCTCCACTTAATGCCACATTTGTGCAAGACGGTAATCCTTTTTATAGTCAGTCAGGTCAAGAGATGAATAGACCGCAATACGCAAGAACAGCAAACTTATCGAATGAAGGACCCAAAAAGGATAAGAATGCGAACAAAGTTCCATCGAGTTTAAAACCAGCGAATGAAAAAGCCATTAAGTGCTACTGCACTCGGTTTGATCCCAACAATCAATATTATCCTTACTACGTTTCCGAGGAATCCGATTGTCCGCCGGGTGAAAACGCGAGCTCTGGAAAAAAGAGGACGCAGGAGAAGAATTGCTCGGAGCTTCTCAGCCG CATCACCGAGTCCTGCCCTCCGTGTGACCTGCAGAAGTGGTGTCACCTCCTGATGCCGAAGGACAAGgccaaaaagcaaacgaaaccGGCTGCCAAGAAGAGCAAGAAATCGAATGGCTCAAGGGCCAAGAACAAGATGAGCGAGCACAGCGCCAAGGAAATAGAAGATACTGAAACATCAGCACCGGAATCTCCAGGAGACGAGGATGCCCACTGCCCGTGTGACTGCAAGAAACCATGTGCGTCGCCTCCGACCAAACCAGAAATGCgcaactgcagctgctccGCCAATTTGCCTGA GGAAAACGTACCCTCTCCACCAGCAGCTTCCaatcctgctcctgctccagtaAATACCGGCTGCATGCCCTGCTCGAACCAATGCCCTTGGTCCTGGTACTATAATCCCTGCACCGGCTGTTACTACTACTGCGCGAATTGCTGCAATGGCTGTCGTAATTGCTGCAATTACTGCTGTAGTCCGTGTGGTCGCTGTTGCAGCAACTCCCCTGCTGCTCAGCTGGAGAAGATTCCTCCAAAGCcgaagcaaaaggaaaagtcGCCAACCATCTCCTCTAGCTTGCGAAATTCCGGCGGCGCGGCTGTGACTCCAGGTAGCTGTGGCCCGCCTCCTTCCTTTGCACCCTGGAACTGTCCAAGGCAAGTGGTCTCAACCATGCCGGGATATTGTCCGACTGCCTCGCCCCACTTCAGCTCCCCATACAGTGGGCGGTGGGAGGCTGGCGGCGTGGACATTCAACGGAATAACCAAGGTCCTTTCCACAACAGTTGCGTGCGCCATGTCTAA